The Silurus meridionalis isolate SWU-2019-XX chromosome 25, ASM1480568v1, whole genome shotgun sequence genomic interval ACCACAATAATGGGTCAtttgattgtaaaaaaaaaaaaaaaaaaacttttttttttttttatctatctgtAATCAAACTGGTGGGAGCAGCTATGTAAAATTACAGCATCACAGATGACTAACACTTGAAATTTGGAAAGTTGTTTTGTACAGTGATGATCAGTAAAGTATGTGCTCACAATGACATCACAAAACAAAGACAACGAGTAAAATGCAAGTggtgaaaaaactaaacaatacaAGTTGGGTGTGTTTTATACAAGTGAGAGAGCAATGAGTAATCAAAAGCTGATTTAGGAGTTAAGACCTGTTTTTAACTGTGAACGGATCGTCCTAAGGGCAAAAATTTCCCTTCACAAGTAAAAGTATCTGCTCTTGCCTCACATACTTTAACAGTTAAATACAGGTAAAAATATATagcaaattatattatataaataataaatataaatatgtgtatataaatataaatatgtatatatatatatatatatatatatatatatatatatatatatatatatatatataatatataatatatatatatagtataagtCACATTAAAATAGAAgatctattatatataatatattatctaTACCTAATAGCCTAATATTGGGTAGGCCCCCCCCTTATATTAGGGCTGCCCAGCTCTGGCCTATTAAGGACTAGACTCCAAAAGACCTCTAAAGCTGTGCTGTAATATCTGGCACCAGGAAGATATTTGAAGTCCTGTAAATATTAAGGTGGAAAGCCAGGACTTACAGCAGATTCACACTGCCTCCACTGGTCTGACTGGTCTGACTTCCCAAAGTACATACTGCTGCTATCTCTCCCTCatataaaaaaagcataattcATCAGACCAAGCCACATTCTTTCATTGCACCGTGCTCCAGTTCTGGTTTTCACACTTGTAGGCACTTTCAGCAGAGGACAGTGGTTAGCATGAACACTCCGACCTGTCTGGATCTATGCAGCCTCATATGCAGCAAGCTGCAATGCACTTTACATATTTTTGTCAGTGTTAACTTTCAGCAATTTCTACTGTAGCCTTCACTTCCCACACAATCATGATCCTGCCACTGGTGAACCAGTTGCAATTCCTTGAACCAGTTTTGTTAGGTTCTAACCATTGCATACCAAGAGCATCCTACAAGACCTTCTACTTTGATAATTCTAAAACCCAGGGAAATTAATTTGGACATGATGCAAAAAACCTCTGTGAAAGTACACGTgggagcaaaaaaacaacaaagggATTAAAATCATTGTCTGTAGACTGCTGAAATAGAGATTGTGTCTGGACACCAACCTACCCATCCAATCAAACACAAACAGGAAGAATGGCTTAAGTCAAGGTAAACTTGAACCTAAAAGTTTTCATACACAGCACTCAGCAGTATTTACAAAAGATGGTGTGAAAAACATTTGTTGCGTCTAGGGTCTAAGGTTTATTTGTTGTGTCAGAGGAAAGAGCACATTGGTACGAGCGGATAGAAAAGTACTGTAACAGTAACTCCAATATGTACTTTTGCAACCATGGCCTACCAGGAGCAAGAATCTAAGATTACAGTAGGCACACATTTACAGTGTCAAATAAGGAAAGCCTGGAAAAAATCATCTGGTCAAATCAATGTTGATTGCTGTTGATTCATGACTTGGAATttagcatcaacagcattaatcACTGACCTCATCTTGACTTGTGTCAACAATTCTGTTGTAATGCCAAATGAATTTTGTTGACTACATGTTGGCCACATTTTACTATGTGCAGCCCTTTGCAAATGTTTAAGTTGCCTTATATTATGAAtctatttgtgtatataaatgtacaaatgtacaaagtaaaaaaaaataagatttgaactattcagtttaaaatataaatttatccTGAGACTATTTAATATTATCACAAAAGCGCTGCTGTGTGGttttacatgcacattatcCTCCAACAAATCATTCAATTCACCTGcaataaacattaaatgcaaGCCCatacatccatctatccatctatccatctatctatctatctatctatctatctatctatctatctatctatctatctcatgtAAATGTGTGCCTACTGTAATCTCAGATTCTTGCTCCTGGTAGGTTACGGTTGCAAAAAGTACATATATGAGTTACTGTTACAGTACTTTCCTATCCGCCTGAACCCATGTTATCTTTTCCTCTGACCTTACttattaagtttttatttcCTGGAGACGTTCCActcaacaaatgttttttttttattggcttcTTGCTCAGGAGTCGAATATGTGGATAAACTTGGGAAATGTGCATCCTGTCACACTTTTAAACATCACTGAGAATGATAATAAAAACCcaatgatgacgatgatgatgtatactataatatgatataatataatataatataatataatataatataatataatgtaattaatataacataatattatattatattatataataataataacaacaaggCTGAAACTATGACACATGGGTTACCTGAAGTTCTTCAGAATAtgaattttttctttgcactaCACAGTCAGCATCTTAAGAATTTCAGTAAATAATTCGTGTTTTATAAAAGGTCAGAAAAGAGCCAAAACACAAAGCTTAGTCACGAGCTCCTGAAATCGACGTCTGCCAGATTTCATCCATTACTCCCATGTGCACAGCTCATTCTATCACGCGTCATTATCTTCACGTCATACTTATTTCCCTGGAGGAGGTGCTGGAGAGGGCAGGACGCGTTCACGAGCTTGGGCGGTCTGTTCGAcagaattacaaataaaacaggaGCATAAAAATGAGCGGAACACAGAGCAGCAACTTAAAGTTGTGTGAAGTGCAAAGTCCAGAACGCGACTCGGGTATGAGACAAAGAGTGAATACAATGATGCAAAGTCGGGACATGAAGCGGCAGGAGACGGGATCTGGCTGCTTTAGCGGATTCCTCATCTGGATGCTCTGGTTTCAGATCTTACTAAGCGTCACTGAGGTGAGGTACCAAACTACACACTAGATCACAGGTTCTGGATGGTGTGGCTACCcaaaaagaaaagcatgcaTGCGCAAACTTTATATTTGATAAAATACAGTCACATCTGCGTGTTATTTCTCAGGGGTTTACACTAAAACAGCAATAAACTGTTGCTTCCACAGGTATATTGTGATATAGGATCACTGTGGAGGTCACCTCTAGATGGTACTGTACTTCTTTAGATGGTAGATATCTCCTAAATTTAGTACATTCATGTGAAAGTAAAGGTCAAATCTTtaacaggttttattttaaaggcaCACCACGTGCACCTTTACAGGTAAAAAAATGCAACTTCATAAAAACTTTAAAGTGCATACAAATAACTCTATGGTTATGTCTTCAgatacaatgatactaattaaaatgtacagtatgtcaaTATTGTAAACGCATACGGATTTCCTTGCAATACACACAGACTGCctaaataatattgtattttcttGCACCACATTTTTTACCCACAATCTTATGTATATGAGAAGTGTAGTAGTATAAGTATAAGATCAGCTGCTTTTACACTGTGTTAGTTTTACAGATATTCTGTATTGCAGTTTTTAAcactttaatcttttttttctaggcGGCAAATATTCAGATGCAACAAAGTAAGTTTCTATTCTACTACATGGATGTTTTCAATGAATTTGAAATACAGTTTAAACCTTTTAAGATGTGCACATTTTGAACGTTGACTTTATTTTATCGAGTAGATGGACGGGATAGGAAAACTGGACCCTCACATTATATTCGACATTTTAAGAGCACAGTGAATCTACTGAGTAAGTAACTCAATCATAGTTCAAGTTTTCATGAAAGCACTTTCTTAATTCTTTActcttttacttaagtatcttTTTACATGGATGTGAACTGAAACTAAATGGACCACTAATCCTAattgcttcttcttctcctcttaaAGCTGAAAGAGGACCAGGTGGGAAAGCGGTTCCTTTATTTGAAAACAACACTTTCATTTGGATGGAGCCGAATGAAAGCATGTTCAAACTAGAGGACAACGGCACATCCATTGTTGTGCCTAGGAAAGGCATATACTTTGTGAAtgtgaaattaaatttttatataccTTCTGTACGGAATTGTTCGGGACTGTTCATATTGACCAATATTAAGATGTACCATTCTTCTTACAAGGAATGgataaatgtcataaaaaaCAGAGACACAATGCAATGTGTGGACCACTGGTATCAGTCTGTTACTTTAACTAAAGTGGCCAAGTTTTTGAAAGGAACAAAGTTAAGAGTTGTCATAAACCCAGACAGCTACAAGTTTTTAATCAGGGATGACAGCACTTACTTCAGTGTCACTCTTTTGTAGTATGATTCTTACTCTAAAGTGGAACCCAAATCTCTGTGATAATATTGGATAAAGTTGGTTGAAGTTTTCCTAAACATGTTGCTATTAAAAtacttatacactatatgtgCAAATCACAGAGTAATAAGAGAcagttatgttttaaaatagtatatttctttgtattttgcTTTTAGTAGAAGGTCTTTAAACTTCATGTTCTCATAAGGAACTCGTATACTGAATATCGTATATTGATTAAAAAGTAAGGCCTTCTTGTTAGTCTCTTTTATGATGTTAAATGACCAGTTGGCAATGgacatgttttatattaaaacgTCTTTTTGTGTTGATGTTCCATTGTGATAAATTGacaattcaataaaatacaataataaatatattatttgtctCATCCACACATACACCCCCCACTGATATTCATCTCTTCTGTTCCAGTAAATCTGTGCTTGTCAttgcctcagattcctgtttaTGGTTCACAGGAGTAAAACcggatgtgtttttttctattgtagCCATTCCATTTTAAAGTAGAGCATCTTCTACATTTTAATACCTACAGCATTCCTGCAGATTGAACCAGTCGAGCCACTTTCCACTGAcctcttttattaaaaagataagttcacaggattttttttaaggtggCAAGACACTGTTGCGCAGGATGAAACTGTAGAAGGATGtgcaaatgtgtaaataattgaATCCCAAACGTATTATCTCCCTGTTTTGAGCCATCCAGTCTCACTTCAATCTCGAAAAGAAACccatacataaaaatacactgaTCCCTAATTGTGTAACTACATGGTTAGTTATATAATGCTTTGTGTAGCATGTTTCGTcatcaataaaaaatactgaTGGTACTGATCCTTCTGTGCTTTTGTCACGCAGGGATCAAGAGAGGGAAACCGGAGTAACACTTAAGAGGTTTAATAGTCTTTGGGAAACAAACAACGGCTTAGGAAGCAACAGTACCGTAAAACATGTATAGTCCTTATCACGGGTAGTCCAGGAATGATCACCATTTCCCTGACAGCAACCCATCTTCGAATAATGCAATAATGCAAAACAATGATTTAAAGCATTTAGTCATCTGTATATATTCTTTggtgtaacccagccattatggatgcacaagccagtgcactcttagtgccggtcccaagcccgggtaaatggggagggttgcgttaggaagggcatccagcgtaaaacatgtgccaaatcaaatatgcggatttcataccggatcggttgaggatcggtcgaggcctcggttaacaacgaccgccacaggtatcgttagccaacagggtaccggtggaaattgggctacttttggccaaaggaggagaaggagaggaggaagacgtcttcagagatggcagggaaaggagaagtgtagaagagtagaggttagggttggtactttaaatgttggtactatgacgggtaaaggaagagaggtagctgatataatggagaggagaaaggtcgatatgttgtgtgttcaggagaccaagtggaaagggagtaaggccaggaacattggaggtggatttaaactgttttatcatggtgtggatggaaagagaaatggtgtaggggtgattctgaaggaagagttcagtaagagtgtagtggaggtgaaaagggtttctgatagggtgatgatcgtgagggtggaagttgaagggatgatgataaatgtcatcagtgcctatgctccacaggTTGGCTGTAAgttggaggagaaggaaagattctggagtgagttagatgaagtggtagatggtgtacctaggaaagaacgattggtgattggggcagactttaatggacatgtaggtgaagggaacagaggtgatgaggaggtgatgggtaggtatggttttaaggagaggaatgtggaagggcagatggtggtagattttgctaaaaggatggaaatggcagtggtgaacacttattttaagaagaaggaggatcatagggtgacgataagagtggaggaaggtgcacacaggtggactatgtgctatgcaggagatgaaacctgaaggagattggagactgtaaggtgttggcaggggacagtgtagctagacagcatcggatggtggtctgtaggatggttttggaggtaaagaagaagaggatgagagtgaggactgaaagaagaataagatggtggaaactgaaggaggaagagtgtagtgtgaggttcagggaagaggtcagacaggggctcggtggtggtgtagaggtgctggatgatttggCAACTACTGCAGGCGTGATGAgagaggcagctagaaaagtacttggtgtgacatctggaaatagaaagcaagacaaggagacatggtggtggaatgaggaagtgcaggagagcataaggagaaagaggttggcaaaacagaagtgggatagacagagtgatgagaaaagtaggcaggagtacaaggagatgcggcagcaggtaaaaagggatgtggcgaaagctaAGAAAAAAGGCatacgaggagctgtatgagagattggacactaaggaaggagaaaaggatttatactgattggccaggcagagggatcgagctgggaaggatgtgctgcaagttagagcaataaagtatggagagggaaatgtgtttgcagtggtgatggacaggttgacggacaaggtcagacaggagtctccctggactatgatgtttgcagatgatattgtgatttgtggtgagagtagggagcaggttgagaagagcctggagaggtgaagatatgcgctggagagaaggggaatgaaagtcagtaagagtaagacagagtacatgtatgtgaatgagagggagggcagtggagtgatgcggttgcagggaaaagaggtggagaaggtggaggagttcaggtacctggggtcaacagtgcaaagtaatggagagtgtgttagggaagtaaagaaaagagtgcaggcagggtggagtgggtggagaagagtaacaggagtgatttgtgatagtagggtatctgcaagaatgaaagggaaagtttataggactgtggtgagacctgcggtgttgtatggtttagagacaatggcatggagtaaaagacaggaggcggagctggaggtagcagagctgaaggtgttgaggttttcgttgggagtgacgaggatggacaagattagaaatcagtttattagagggacagcgcatgtaggatgttttggtgacaaggtgagggaggcgagattgagatggtttggacatgtgcagaggagggacatgaattatattggtagaagaatgctgaggatggagccaccaggtagaaggaaaagaggaaggccaaggaggaggttcatggatgtggtgagggaagacatgcaggtagttggtgtgaaagaggcagatgtagaggacagggtggtatggagacggatggtccgctgtggcgacccataatgggagcagccgaaagaagaagaagaagatgaagaagatatATTCTTTGGTGTAATTTTATAAACTTAAAGTTGATGGCTCGGGTAGAGTAATGATAAAACTACTGTACCTGACATCAGTGCTTGTTCGATTTGGTGCAATGGTAAAGTGCATACATGGGACAAACATATATATCTTAAAGTGAGAAAAGGTTATTAAGGGAGATATCTTGAGCCCATTAACAAGGTTTGTAGCTATCAACTGTTTAGTTGTATAAAAGAGATAATTGAAATAAAGTTGCTATGGATAAGTGAGTCTACCTAAATACCATTAATGTAATGCTTAAAATCAATATTAGTGGTTTTAAAGATAAATACAATGTCTACATATACaatgatgaaataaaattatGATAAGAAATTtggaaaatttaaaaaaataaattcattaaacaGCTCTGGTGGTTTTGTAAATAATTAGTGGATtcaattaattacaattatttttgtgGTTACACAGCATATGTCACACAAATTAAGAATATCAGGTTTTTCTGTGATgcttagaaatgtttttataaataaattcacaatGTCTCCTTCTTGCTGACAGAAAATATATGGTATTTGTCTTATTACTTTGAAAATGAAACTGTATTAACATTCTAGCAATATGGGTTAATAAACAAGCCaggaaattaaataaagattttttttttaagtagttttcTCCATGTAAAAACTAGTGATCTCATGGAAGTCATGCTGTTCATTCTAAAATTACAGTTCGAAGAAGTTTGGGGAAGATGACATGTGATTACATTCTGTAATAAGCATGCATGTAACAGCTACGATGTGTTCAGCTGACAAACAATGGCCCATTTTCAAATAAAGATTGATTAGATAGTCTGGTCAGTATAGACTTTTTGTGGGAAGATTAGTTTTACTAGTAGGAACTGTAGAAGAAGGATTTTTATTGTACAAGAAAAAAGCACAGATTAAAATCCCTTGAGCAAGCCACCTAACAGTAAACTGCTCACCCAACTGCCATAtactataaatgtaatgtaactgATAGGGCTAATTACCTTTAACATTAGTAAAATATcaataaacatataattacatttaatttagatAAAATTTAGTTAGCACATCTGAATcacaattaattattaaattagcaAATTAAACGAATTAGatatgggaagtggtagctcattaGTTAAGGCCCTGGGTTACCGATTAGAAGGTAAGAAGTTAATGCCCATgtatctccaagctgccactcttggactCTTGAAccttttcactgtgctgtaatgtatatgtgacaagtaaaaagccctTAATGTGGAGCTGGTGAGCTGTCACCTAAAAaagcaatcaaataaattgcAAAAGTCTGCAGTTTTCTTAAAAacaagaagtgaagaaaaaaacaaaaaacaaaaatagactATGGAAAAATGTGAGAAATGTTGTAAAGGCTTTACTTTTGTGTGTCTGAACGCTGACATGAAAAAAGGTTATGGTTATACATTTTGAAATTTGCCACAATAGACACAGTAAAGAAGCATCTTTTCCACTGAAGTGCTGCAAACATTTCTAAATCTTTATAAGTCTAAAGAAAAAACTGTTAAGCTGTAGAAGTAAAA includes:
- the LOC124379180 gene encoding uncharacterized protein LOC124379180 isoform X2, whose protein sequence is MSGTQSSNLKLCEVQSPERDSGMRQRVNTMMQSRDMKRQETGSGCFSGFLIWMLWFQILLSVTEAANIQMQQNGRDRKTGPSHYIRHFKSTVNLLTERGPGGKAVPLFENNTFIWMEPNESMFKLEDNGTSIVVPRKGIYFVNVKLNFYIPSVRNCSGLFILTNIKMYHSSYKEWINVIKNRDTMQCVDHWYQSVTLTKVAKFLKGTKLRVVINPDSYKFLIRDDSTYFSVTLL
- the LOC124379180 gene encoding uncharacterized protein LOC124379180 isoform X1; the encoded protein is MSGTQSSNLKLCEVQSPERDSGMRQRVNTMMQSRDMKRQETGSGCFSGFLIWMLWFQILLSVTEAANIQMQQIDGRDRKTGPSHYIRHFKSTVNLLTERGPGGKAVPLFENNTFIWMEPNESMFKLEDNGTSIVVPRKGIYFVNVKLNFYIPSVRNCSGLFILTNIKMYHSSYKEWINVIKNRDTMQCVDHWYQSVTLTKVAKFLKGTKLRVVINPDSYKFLIRDDSTYFSVTLL